From Lysobacter auxotrophicus, the proteins below share one genomic window:
- a CDS encoding lysozyme inhibitor LprI family protein produces the protein MRFHAIVLTAAFLIPAAAYASDECEKYRTSYDKTYCMAKLFVESDKELNSTYNELRGKIGAASKEQLKSTQVAWIRHRDNACEAYGTIDVDCNYRVNRERAEYLRDRLRECKAGTCRSDMIVKRSW, from the coding sequence ATGAGATTCCACGCCATCGTTCTGACCGCCGCCTTCCTGATCCCTGCCGCCGCATACGCGAGCGACGAATGCGAGAAGTATCGAACCAGCTACGACAAGACCTACTGCATGGCGAAGCTGTTCGTCGAATCCGACAAGGAGCTCAATTCCACTTACAACGAGCTGCGCGGCAAGATCGGTGCCGCCTCGAAAGAGCAGCTCAAGAGCACGCAGGTCGCATGGATTCGCCATCGCGACAACGCATGCGAGGCATACGGCACGATCGACGTGGACTGCAATTACCGCGTGAATCGCGAGCGCGCGGAATACCTGCGCGATCGGCTTCGCGAGTGCAAGGCTGGAACGTGCCGCAGCGACATGATCGTGAAGCGGTCGTGGTGA
- a CDS encoding S9 family peptidase, producing MPSRPIRLTSLAVSILLLAGAANAQTPVTLTQAMADPDWIGPPVEQAWWAWDGQHVQYQLKREGAAIRDTYQQPIAGGTGTMLDGAARADLDAPRAVYDASRQRMAFVRNGDVFVRDLRNGTLTQVTRTNADEATPQWSSDGNLVFRQANDWYQWRAGRGVSQAAVVKAEKDPAAPPKADDLRERQLAMIATLKKDKETRDAARDQNEAWRRADPTRAPAPTYLGTDVAIVDSALSPDGKWLLVVTAAKGADEGQAGKMPKYVTESGYEEFEDVRTRVGRNDPVPHKLWLVDVNASKATELKFDTLPGIGDDPLAAMRKAAKQEPLKGDRPVRIESDGDGSGPAIHWSEDSRNVALLVRAVDNKDRWIAGVDLANAKLVTRDRLTDKAWINWGFNDFGFTRDGALWFLSERSGYSHLYVNDGGKSRQLTSGKWEVSAPTLSPDGSTFFFTCNRKWPGDYEVCAVPVAGGDVREVTSLDGVEDFTLSPDGSKVLVRHSSSYMPPQLSVVNAAGGNATQLTDTRKAEFRNREWIEPEYVQVPSKHGAGVVWGKFYGPKNYEAGKKYPIVMFVHGAGYLQNVSERYPNYFREQMFHNLLVQQGYVVLDLDYRASEGYGRDWRTAIYRQMGHPELEDYLDGLDWLVATKQGDKDRAGIYGGSYGGFMTFMALFRSPGTFKAGAALRPVADWSQYNHEYTSNILNTPELDPEAYQVSSPINFADKLQDNLLIAHGMIDDNVFFKDSVMLSQRLIELRKDKWEIAPYPLERHSFTRSDSWYDEYRRIYELFERTLK from the coding sequence ATGCCATCGCGTCCCATCCGCCTCACTTCCCTTGCGGTATCCATCCTTCTGCTGGCCGGCGCGGCGAACGCGCAGACGCCGGTCACGCTGACCCAGGCCATGGCCGATCCCGACTGGATCGGTCCGCCGGTCGAACAGGCCTGGTGGGCCTGGGACGGCCAACACGTTCAGTACCAACTCAAGCGTGAAGGGGCCGCGATCCGCGACACGTACCAGCAGCCCATCGCCGGCGGCACCGGAACCATGCTCGACGGTGCCGCGCGCGCCGATCTCGACGCGCCGCGCGCGGTGTACGACGCATCGCGCCAGCGCATGGCGTTCGTGCGTAATGGCGACGTGTTCGTGCGCGACCTGCGCAACGGCACGCTCACGCAGGTCACGCGCACCAATGCCGACGAAGCCACGCCGCAATGGAGCAGCGACGGCAACCTCGTCTTCCGCCAGGCGAACGACTGGTACCAGTGGCGCGCCGGTCGCGGCGTGAGCCAGGCCGCGGTGGTGAAGGCGGAGAAGGATCCGGCCGCACCGCCGAAGGCCGACGACCTGCGCGAACGCCAGCTGGCGATGATCGCCACGCTGAAGAAAGACAAGGAAACGCGCGACGCCGCGCGCGACCAGAACGAAGCGTGGCGTCGCGCCGATCCGACGCGTGCGCCGGCGCCGACGTACCTGGGCACCGACGTCGCGATCGTCGACAGCGCGCTGTCGCCGGACGGCAAGTGGCTGCTGGTCGTCACCGCCGCGAAGGGCGCCGACGAAGGCCAGGCCGGCAAGATGCCGAAGTACGTGACCGAGTCGGGCTACGAGGAATTCGAGGACGTGCGCACGCGCGTCGGCCGCAACGATCCGGTGCCGCACAAGCTGTGGCTGGTGGACGTGAACGCGTCAAAGGCGACCGAGCTGAAATTCGACACGTTGCCGGGCATCGGGGACGACCCGCTCGCCGCGATGCGCAAGGCCGCGAAGCAGGAGCCGCTGAAGGGCGATCGCCCAGTGCGCATCGAAAGCGACGGCGACGGTTCGGGCCCGGCGATCCACTGGAGCGAGGATTCGCGCAACGTCGCGCTGCTGGTGCGCGCCGTCGACAACAAGGACCGCTGGATCGCGGGGGTCGACCTGGCCAACGCGAAGCTCGTCACGCGCGATCGCCTCACCGACAAGGCCTGGATCAACTGGGGCTTCAACGATTTCGGCTTCACGCGCGACGGCGCGCTGTGGTTCCTGTCCGAACGCAGTGGCTATTCGCACCTTTACGTGAACGACGGCGGCAAGTCGCGCCAGCTCACCAGCGGCAAGTGGGAAGTCTCCGCGCCGACGCTTTCGCCGGATGGCTCGACGTTCTTCTTCACCTGCAACCGCAAGTGGCCGGGCGATTACGAAGTCTGCGCGGTGCCGGTCGCCGGCGGCGACGTGCGCGAAGTGACCTCGCTCGACGGCGTGGAGGATTTCACGCTCTCGCCCGACGGTTCGAAGGTGCTCGTGCGCCATTCGTCCAGCTACATGCCGCCGCAGCTGTCGGTGGTGAATGCGGCTGGCGGTAACGCGACGCAGCTGACCGACACGCGCAAGGCCGAGTTCAGGAACCGCGAGTGGATCGAACCGGAATACGTGCAGGTGCCGAGCAAGCACGGCGCCGGCGTGGTGTGGGGCAAGTTCTACGGGCCGAAAAATTACGAAGCCGGGAAGAAGTACCCGATCGTGATGTTCGTGCACGGCGCCGGTTACCTGCAGAACGTGTCGGAGCGTTATCCGAACTACTTCCGCGAGCAGATGTTCCACAACCTGCTCGTGCAGCAGGGCTACGTGGTGCTCGATCTGGACTACCGGGCGTCGGAAGGCTACGGCCGCGACTGGCGCACGGCGATCTACCGCCAGATGGGCCATCCGGAACTCGAGGATTACCTGGACGGCCTGGACTGGCTGGTCGCCACGAAGCAGGGCGACAAGGATCGCGCCGGCATCTACGGCGGTTCCTACGGCGGCTTCATGACCTTCATGGCGCTGTTCCGTTCGCCGGGCACGTTCAAGGCCGGCGCCGCGCTGCGCCCGGTGGCCGACTGGTCGCAGTACAACCACGAGTACACCAGCAACATCCTCAACACGCCGGAACTCGACCCGGAGGCCTACCAGGTCTCCTCGCCGATCAACTTCGCCGACAAGCTGCAGGACAACCTGCTGATCGCGCACGGCATGATCGACGACAACGTGTTCTTCAAGGATTCGGTGATGCTGAGCCAGCGCCTGATCGAACTGCGCAAGGACAAGTGGGAAATCGCGCCGTACCCGCTGGAACGCCACAGCTTCACGCGTTCGGACAGCTGGTACGACGAATACCGCCGCATCTATGAGCTGTTCGAGCGGACTTTGAAGTAA
- a CDS encoding cytochrome ubiquinol oxidase subunit I, whose amino-acid sequence MDPLLLSRIQFGFVISFHILFPAFTIGLASWLAFVEWRWLRTRDTLWRDLYFFWIKIFAVSFGMGVVSGIVMSFQFGTNWATLSEQAGNILGPLLSYEVLTAFFLEATFLGVMLFGWGRVSEKLHFLSTSMVALGTLISTFWIIAANSWMQTPQGYSLVDGVFHPDDWFAIIFNPSFPVRLAHMVLAAFITTCFVIGGVGASYLLRGVHVDAGKRMLKAAVLFAAITVPAQVIVGDLHGLNVLEHQPTKVAALEGHWESEPEGHGMPFVVFAVPNERAERNDFEFAIPRAGSIILTHSWNGDIPPLKSVPASERPPVKPVFYAFRVMVGLGTLMLVLTLYSLYRFWRGNLYESRLALRGWRLLTLAGFVCMLAGWYVTEIGRQPYVIYGLLRTADAVSPTLAAAAVMTSLTVYMVVYAIVFGSGMWYLTRLVKKGPLPHEPPQHTQGGDKTPARPLSAAGEDLEEGV is encoded by the coding sequence GTGGACCCGCTGCTGCTTTCGCGCATCCAGTTCGGATTCGTCATTTCGTTCCACATCCTGTTCCCGGCGTTCACCATCGGGCTGGCGAGCTGGCTGGCCTTCGTCGAATGGCGCTGGCTGCGCACGCGCGACACGCTCTGGCGCGACCTGTATTTCTTCTGGATCAAGATCTTCGCCGTGTCCTTCGGCATGGGCGTGGTGTCGGGCATCGTGATGAGTTTCCAGTTCGGCACGAACTGGGCGACGCTCAGCGAACAGGCCGGCAACATCCTCGGCCCGTTGCTGAGTTACGAGGTGCTCACCGCGTTCTTCCTGGAAGCCACGTTCCTCGGCGTGATGCTGTTCGGCTGGGGGCGCGTGAGCGAGAAGCTGCACTTCCTCAGCACCTCGATGGTCGCGCTGGGCACGCTGATCTCCACCTTCTGGATCATCGCCGCCAACAGCTGGATGCAGACGCCGCAGGGCTACAGCCTCGTGGACGGCGTGTTCCACCCGGACGACTGGTTCGCGATCATCTTCAATCCGTCCTTCCCCGTGCGGCTGGCGCACATGGTGCTCGCCGCCTTCATCACGACGTGTTTCGTGATCGGTGGCGTGGGCGCGTCGTACCTGCTGCGCGGCGTGCACGTGGATGCCGGCAAACGCATGTTGAAGGCCGCGGTGTTGTTCGCCGCGATCACGGTGCCGGCGCAGGTGATCGTCGGCGATCTGCACGGGCTGAACGTGCTGGAGCATCAACCCACGAAAGTCGCCGCGCTCGAAGGCCATTGGGAAAGCGAGCCCGAAGGCCACGGCATGCCCTTCGTCGTCTTCGCGGTGCCGAACGAACGCGCCGAGCGCAACGATTTCGAATTCGCCATTCCGCGCGCGGGCAGCATCATCCTCACGCATTCGTGGAATGGCGACATCCCGCCGCTGAAATCCGTGCCAGCGAGCGAGCGTCCGCCGGTGAAGCCGGTGTTCTACGCGTTCCGCGTGATGGTCGGCCTCGGCACGCTGATGCTGGTCCTCACGCTGTATTCGCTGTACCGGTTCTGGCGCGGGAACCTCTACGAATCGCGCCTGGCGCTGCGCGGCTGGCGCCTGCTCACGCTGGCGGGCTTCGTCTGCATGTTGGCGGGCTGGTACGTCACCGAGATCGGCCGCCAGCCGTACGTGATCTACGGCCTGCTGCGCACCGCCGATGCGGTGAGCCCGACGCTTGCCGCCGCGGCGGTGATGACCTCGCTGACCGTCTACATGGTCGTGTACGCGATCGTGTTCGGGTCGGGCATGTGGTACCTCACGCGCCTGGTGAAGAAGGGGCCGCTGCCGCACGAGCCGCCACAGCACACGCAGGGCGGCGACAAGACGCCGGCGCGTCCGCTCTCGGCCGCGGGCGAAGATCTCGAGGAGGGCGTGTGA
- the cydB gene encoding cytochrome d ubiquinol oxidase subunit II, with protein sequence MDMATALPVIWFGVIGFGVLMYVVLDGFVLGLGILAPFAETEQQLDHMMNTAAPIWDGNETWLVLGGAGLLAAFPKAYAVVLSALYLPVLLMLIALVFRGVAFEFRFKANRAKFAWGVAFSLGSMVCAFAQGLILGALVEGMPLQDGKYMAGAFGWFSPFSMLTGVAVLFGYALLGSTWLILKTEGRMQDIARGLTRPLVLVVVAFMGLVSAWLPFLDSRIMARWFEDGNFWWLAPVPLLALANAFALWRAAMRRGRDATPFVLTLSFFALGFVGLVLGIWPNIVPPGLTIWDAASPPSSQGFVLVGLIVLLPAILGYTYWSYSVFKGKVAADAGYH encoded by the coding sequence ATGGACATGGCCACCGCGCTTCCGGTGATCTGGTTCGGCGTGATCGGTTTCGGCGTGCTGATGTACGTCGTGCTCGACGGTTTCGTGCTGGGCTTGGGCATCCTCGCGCCCTTCGCGGAAACCGAGCAGCAGCTGGACCACATGATGAACACCGCCGCGCCCATCTGGGACGGCAACGAGACCTGGCTGGTGCTCGGCGGCGCGGGGCTGCTCGCGGCGTTTCCGAAGGCCTATGCGGTCGTGCTGTCGGCGCTGTACCTGCCGGTGCTGCTGATGCTGATCGCGCTGGTGTTCCGCGGCGTCGCGTTCGAATTCCGCTTCAAGGCCAATCGCGCGAAGTTCGCCTGGGGCGTCGCGTTCTCGCTGGGTTCGATGGTGTGCGCCTTCGCGCAGGGCCTGATCCTCGGCGCGCTGGTGGAAGGCATGCCGCTGCAGGACGGCAAGTACATGGCCGGCGCGTTCGGCTGGTTCAGCCCGTTCTCGATGCTGACCGGCGTGGCGGTGCTGTTCGGCTACGCGCTGCTCGGATCGACCTGGCTGATCCTGAAAACCGAGGGCCGCATGCAGGACATCGCGCGCGGCCTGACGCGGCCGCTGGTGCTGGTGGTGGTCGCATTCATGGGGCTGGTGAGCGCGTGGCTGCCGTTCCTGGACTCGCGGATCATGGCGCGCTGGTTCGAGGACGGGAATTTCTGGTGGCTGGCGCCGGTGCCGCTGCTCGCGCTGGCGAACGCCTTCGCGCTGTGGCGCGCGGCGATGCGCCGCGGGCGCGACGCGACGCCGTTCGTGCTGACGCTGAGCTTCTTCGCGCTCGGCTTCGTCGGTCTGGTGCTCGGCATCTGGCCAAACATCGTGCCGCCCGGCCTGACGATCTGGGACGCGGCCTCGCCGCCTTCGTCGCAGGGCTTCGTGCTGGTGGGCCTGATCGTCCTGCTGCCGGCGATCCTGGGCTACACGTACTGGTCCTACAGCGTGTTCAAGGGAAAGGTCGCGGCGGACGCGGGATATCACTGA
- a CDS encoding YcgL domain-containing protein, producing MQAYVYKSLRKADTYVYLAQRDDFARLPEPLRTQLGTLHFVLEVALTPERKLAREDVAVVRENLVMRGFHLQFPPTVEDPMREDWGTDA from the coding sequence ATGCAAGCCTACGTCTACAAGAGCCTCCGCAAGGCCGACACCTACGTTTACCTCGCCCAGCGCGACGACTTCGCGCGTCTGCCCGAACCGCTGCGCACGCAGCTGGGCACGCTGCATTTCGTGCTGGAAGTGGCGCTGACCCCCGAACGCAAGCTGGCCCGCGAGGACGTGGCCGTCGTGCGCGAGAACCTGGTCATGCGCGGGTTCCACCTGCAGTTCCCGCCCACCGTCGAAGACCCGATGCGCGAAGACTGGGGCACCGATGCCTGA
- a CDS encoding ankyrin repeat domain-containing protein, whose protein sequence is MPEPTPSARASRTASMPLRIGGVLAGGVLLGLIAGFGGLVAAIAGVLAQPLNALAVRAWRDGGLPARREAIRDGLALALVWIGAVGVLAALLAWPMSSLLSRGSLAAALGVSVVVGVALLGLWRVWPLWLGLERDGGPVPEHWHALGELELGAWRGLGVAAIVLAMLVAIVALAWPQLLGGGARWTLAVLLAIGAPALHALLQQIEPADPLPGFAFDADEDDAEADEPVALADGEPLAPLLYAAARAGRVERALELIELGADVTAPPPSDDRDQRSLAVLAAVLPDLRLLRALIANGADLNASHAGMTPLLAATRDSWHGRPDAVMTLLANGADPRLTDADGNTPLHHAARSSDPGVAALLRDAAAELDPLNREGVSPLGMACAVGNWRLAKFLLERGARPEPADGQPALLAAAGGEEDDAAGVALLLKHKAKVDARDRRGRTALHEAAFAGHVDIAGTLLAAHADPSIRDHDGRTPFLEAARASREALFDRLLQHLPRGGAEAATSADARGRTALILACMADSPSPTLVQKLLDLGSDAEHRDADGKRAIDRAAEAGRWSLVAALDRAYPLPAALSEDADDDAPLPDRAPTVLLRDGLRDGRAEELGGLAQLLSARERGALLHDEDAIGSAQRVRWLLAQGADAEVRDPQGDTPVHAMLARVPEAETSLRALLERAVSPAGAGGLSRLLASAQGGAGDVAGLENLALDLLDRGADPFARSAAGDPALALAVRLGWARLLDRLLAIGVDLNARDSHGMSALHLAAALGRDGMLKRLVAHGAAPDLLAADGQTPLGVALSSGRRDLADWLDWRGWPLPRRPLQAQDIPAAAIVGDADAVRRLLDLGLPVDATDTQGCTALLRAAGGGHRAVVDLLLARGADPQRTANSGATPLSAAVSMRHADIVDRLLAAGAPLEQRLPGDLTVLMVACALGLTDLAARLLAAGADVQACDAQGRQALHCAAMYGFNARERSRLVALFDTLLLAGVDADQPAAGATPLLLLLGARAEPGSDADEDVLVAGLQLLIDHDASLDAKDPRGFGPLHLAALHGLPRVVQFLLRAGADPDLRDALNRTPREIAVMRGFIDIAAEFAPATPGQNLSMARFLREPR, encoded by the coding sequence ATGCCTGAGCCGACGCCCTCCGCACGCGCGTCCCGTACCGCCTCGATGCCCCTGCGCATCGGCGGCGTGCTGGCCGGCGGCGTTTTGCTGGGGCTCATCGCGGGCTTCGGCGGCCTCGTCGCGGCGATCGCCGGCGTTCTCGCGCAACCCCTGAACGCACTGGCCGTGCGCGCCTGGCGCGACGGCGGCCTGCCCGCTCGCCGTGAAGCGATTCGCGACGGCCTCGCGCTCGCGCTGGTCTGGATCGGCGCCGTGGGCGTGCTCGCCGCGCTGCTCGCCTGGCCGATGTCCTCGCTGCTTTCGCGCGGGTCGCTGGCGGCCGCGCTGGGCGTGAGCGTCGTCGTCGGCGTTGCGCTGCTCGGCCTGTGGCGCGTGTGGCCGCTGTGGCTCGGCCTGGAACGCGACGGCGGCCCCGTCCCGGAACACTGGCACGCGCTGGGCGAACTCGAACTCGGCGCGTGGCGCGGCCTGGGCGTGGCGGCGATCGTGCTGGCGATGCTCGTCGCCATCGTGGCGCTGGCCTGGCCGCAGCTGCTCGGCGGCGGCGCGCGCTGGACGCTCGCGGTGTTGCTCGCGATCGGCGCGCCCGCGCTGCACGCGTTGCTGCAGCAGATCGAGCCCGCCGACCCGCTGCCCGGTTTCGCCTTCGACGCCGACGAGGACGACGCCGAAGCCGACGAGCCCGTCGCGCTCGCCGACGGCGAACCGCTCGCGCCGCTGCTGTACGCCGCCGCCCGCGCCGGCCGCGTCGAACGCGCGCTGGAGCTGATCGAACTCGGCGCCGACGTCACCGCGCCGCCGCCGTCGGACGATCGCGACCAGCGCAGCCTCGCCGTGCTCGCCGCCGTACTGCCCGACCTGCGCCTGCTGCGCGCGCTCATCGCCAACGGCGCGGACCTCAACGCGAGCCATGCCGGCATGACGCCGCTGCTCGCCGCCACGCGCGACAGCTGGCACGGCCGCCCCGATGCGGTGATGACGCTGCTCGCCAACGGCGCCGATCCGCGCCTGACCGACGCCGACGGCAATACGCCGCTGCACCACGCCGCGCGCAGTTCCGACCCGGGCGTCGCCGCGCTGCTGCGCGACGCGGCCGCCGAACTCGACCCGCTCAATCGCGAGGGCGTGTCGCCGCTCGGCATGGCGTGCGCGGTCGGTAACTGGCGGCTGGCGAAATTCCTGCTGGAACGCGGCGCGCGTCCGGAACCCGCCGACGGCCAACCGGCGCTGCTCGCCGCGGCCGGTGGCGAGGAGGACGACGCGGCCGGTGTCGCGCTGCTGCTCAAGCACAAGGCGAAGGTGGACGCGCGCGACCGCCGCGGCCGCACCGCGCTCCACGAAGCCGCGTTCGCCGGCCACGTCGACATCGCCGGGACGCTTCTGGCCGCCCACGCCGATCCGTCGATCCGCGACCACGATGGCCGCACGCCGTTCCTCGAAGCCGCGCGCGCCTCGCGCGAAGCGCTGTTCGACCGCCTGCTGCAGCATCTGCCGCGGGGCGGCGCCGAAGCCGCCACCAGCGCCGACGCGCGCGGCCGCACCGCGCTGATCCTCGCGTGCATGGCCGACTCGCCCTCGCCGACGCTCGTGCAGAAACTACTGGACCTGGGCAGCGATGCCGAACATCGCGACGCCGACGGAAAGCGCGCGATCGATCGCGCCGCCGAAGCCGGGCGCTGGTCGCTGGTCGCCGCGCTGGATCGCGCGTACCCGCTCCCGGCCGCGCTCAGCGAAGACGCCGATGACGACGCGCCGCTGCCCGATCGCGCGCCGACCGTGCTGCTGCGCGACGGCCTTCGCGATGGTCGTGCCGAGGAACTCGGCGGGCTCGCGCAGCTGCTGAGCGCGCGCGAACGCGGCGCGCTGCTGCACGACGAAGACGCCATCGGGTCGGCCCAGCGCGTGCGCTGGCTGCTCGCGCAGGGTGCCGATGCCGAAGTACGCGACCCGCAGGGCGACACGCCCGTGCACGCGATGCTCGCGCGCGTGCCCGAGGCCGAGACCTCGCTGCGCGCGCTGCTGGAGCGCGCGGTGTCCCCGGCGGGTGCCGGCGGCCTCTCGCGCCTGCTGGCGTCCGCGCAAGGCGGAGCGGGCGATGTTGCCGGGCTGGAGAACCTCGCGCTGGACCTGCTCGATCGCGGCGCCGATCCGTTCGCGCGCTCGGCTGCGGGCGATCCGGCGCTCGCGCTCGCCGTGCGCCTGGGTTGGGCGCGCCTGCTTGATCGCCTGCTCGCGATCGGCGTGGACCTCAACGCGCGCGACAGCCACGGCATGAGCGCGCTGCACCTGGCGGCCGCGCTCGGACGCGACGGCATGCTCAAGCGCCTGGTCGCGCATGGCGCCGCGCCCGACCTGCTCGCCGCCGACGGGCAGACGCCGCTCGGCGTCGCGCTGTCGTCGGGACGTCGCGACCTCGCCGACTGGCTCGACTGGCGCGGCTGGCCGCTGCCGCGTCGCCCGCTGCAGGCGCAGGACATTCCCGCCGCCGCGATCGTCGGCGACGCCGATGCGGTGCGTCGCCTGCTCGACCTCGGCCTGCCGGTCGATGCGACCGACACGCAGGGCTGCACCGCGCTGCTGCGCGCCGCCGGCGGCGGACACCGCGCCGTCGTCGACCTGCTGCTGGCGCGCGGCGCCGATCCGCAGCGCACGGCCAATTCCGGCGCGACGCCGCTCTCGGCCGCCGTGAGCATGCGTCACGCGGACATCGTCGACCGCCTGCTCGCCGCGGGCGCCCCGCTGGAGCAGCGCCTGCCGGGCGATCTCACCGTGCTGATGGTCGCGTGCGCGCTCGGCCTGACCGATCTGGCCGCGCGCCTGCTTGCCGCCGGCGCCGACGTGCAGGCCTGCGACGCGCAGGGTCGTCAGGCGCTGCATTGCGCGGCGATGTACGGCTTCAACGCGCGCGAGCGATCGCGACTGGTCGCGTTGTTCGACACGCTGCTGCTGGCCGGCGTGGATGCCGACCAGCCGGCTGCCGGTGCGACGCCGCTGCTGCTGCTGCTCGGCGCGCGTGCCGAACCGGGCAGCGATGCCGACGAGGACGTGCTCGTCGCCGGCCTGCAGTTGCTGATCGACCACGACGCCTCGCTCGATGCGAAGGACCCGCGCGGCTTCGGCCCGCTGCACCTGGCGGCGCTGCATGGCCTGCCGCGCGTGGTGCAGTTCCTGCTGCGCGCCGGCGCCGACCCCGACCTGCGCGACGCGCTCAACCGCACGCCGCGCGAGATCGCGGTGATGCGCGGCTTCATCGACATCGCCGCGGAATTCGCGCCGGCCACGCCGGGACAGAATCTGTCGATGGCGCGGTTCCTGCGGGAGCCGCGCTGA
- a CDS encoding monovalent cation:proton antiporter-2 (CPA2) family protein has protein sequence MHGGGLELALVFLLAAVIAVPVFRRFGLGAVLGYLAAGVTLGPYGLRFVANAEPVLTAAEIGVVMLLFVIGLELSPARLRVMRKPIFGAGGAQVGLSALAIGAAAMIAGSSWQAALVIGMGLAFSSTAIGLQLLSERKAMTTDHGRLGFAILLFQDLAAIPLLAAIPLLGRAGAADNVGWDEVAKALGAIAAVVIGGRFVLRQVFRIVARAQMPEVFTGAALLVVLGTAWIMQGAGLSAGLGAFLAGVLLADSEFRHELEAQIDPFKGLLLGLFFMAVGMSIDLDRLLSEPVLITGLAIALLMVKFSILYFVGHVPGGLGTRESLRLGAVLALGGEFAFVVFNEAVKSGLIDDPTRDRLVAAVGISMALTPLLVIAIARLLSAAPRTQERAFDTIPNDQPEVLIAGFGRFGQIVARLLLAQHTRFIAIEHSADQVDFVRRFGNPVYYGDPAKPELLRSCGADQVKVFVIAIDGVEENLRTVETIRRLYPDATIFARARDRRHAWELMDLGARAIRETFYSSLKMGEKVLVELGIPEDTARSHAERFREHDLRLLHAQSLIRDDEDALLQSTQDARRELEELFDADRGTGVLNEIADATRKDLAAVDEEE, from the coding sequence ATGCACGGCGGCGGTCTCGAACTCGCACTGGTATTCCTGCTGGCCGCGGTGATCGCGGTGCCGGTGTTCCGTCGTTTCGGCCTCGGTGCGGTGCTGGGGTACCTCGCCGCGGGCGTGACGCTGGGGCCGTACGGGCTGCGCTTCGTCGCCAACGCCGAGCCGGTGCTGACGGCGGCCGAGATCGGCGTGGTCATGCTGCTGTTCGTGATCGGCCTGGAGCTCTCGCCGGCGCGCCTGCGGGTCATGCGCAAGCCGATCTTCGGCGCCGGCGGCGCGCAGGTCGGGCTCAGCGCGCTCGCCATCGGCGCCGCGGCGATGATCGCCGGTTCGTCGTGGCAGGCCGCGCTGGTGATCGGCATGGGCCTGGCGTTCTCGTCGACGGCGATCGGCCTGCAACTGCTGTCCGAACGCAAGGCGATGACGACCGACCACGGGCGCCTGGGGTTCGCGATCCTGCTGTTCCAGGATCTCGCGGCGATTCCGCTGCTGGCGGCGATCCCGCTGCTCGGTCGCGCGGGCGCCGCGGACAACGTGGGCTGGGACGAGGTCGCCAAGGCACTGGGCGCGATCGCCGCGGTGGTGATCGGCGGCCGCTTCGTGCTGCGGCAGGTGTTCCGCATCGTCGCGCGTGCGCAGATGCCGGAGGTGTTCACCGGCGCCGCGCTGCTGGTGGTGCTCGGCACCGCGTGGATCATGCAGGGCGCGGGGCTCTCGGCGGGCCTGGGCGCGTTCCTCGCTGGCGTGCTGCTGGCCGATTCGGAATTCCGCCACGAACTCGAAGCGCAGATCGATCCGTTCAAGGGCCTGCTGCTCGGCCTGTTCTTCATGGCCGTGGGCATGAGCATCGACCTGGACCGCCTGCTGTCCGAACCCGTGCTCATCACCGGCCTCGCCATCGCGCTGCTGATGGTGAAATTCTCGATCCTGTATTTCGTCGGCCACGTGCCCGGCGGCCTGGGCACGCGAGAATCGCTGCGGCTCGGCGCAGTGCTGGCGCTCGGCGGCGAGTTCGCCTTCGTGGTGTTCAACGAAGCGGTGAAATCGGGCCTGATCGACGACCCGACGCGCGACCGCCTCGTCGCCGCGGTCGGCATCTCGATGGCGCTCACGCCGTTGCTGGTGATCGCGATCGCGCGACTGCTGTCGGCCGCGCCGCGCACGCAGGAACGCGCGTTCGACACGATCCCCAACGACCAGCCCGAAGTGCTGATCGCCGGCTTCGGCCGCTTCGGGCAGATCGTCGCCCGACTGCTGCTGGCGCAGCACACGCGTTTCATCGCGATCGAGCACAGCGCCGACCAGGTCGATTTCGTGCGCCGCTTCGGCAATCCGGTGTATTACGGCGACCCCGCGAAACCCGAACTGCTGCGCTCGTGCGGCGCCGACCAGGTCAAGGTGTTCGTGATCGCCATCGACGGCGTCGAGGAGAACCTGCGCACGGTCGAAACGATCCGCCGGCTGTATCCGGACGCGACGATCTTCGCGCGCGCACGCGATCGCCGGCACGCATGGGAACTGATGGACCTGGGAGCGCGCGCGATCCGCGAGACCTTCTACAGCAGCCTGAAGATGGGCGAGAAGGTGCTGGTCGAACTGGGCATCCCCGAAGACACCGCGCGCAGCCATGCCGAGCGCTTCCGCGAACACGACCTGCGCCTGCTGCATGCGCAATCGCTGATCCGCGACGACGAAGACGCGCTGCTGCAATCCACGCAGGATGCGCGCCGCGAACTGGAAGAGCTGTTCGACGCCGACCGCGGCACCGGCGTGCTGAACGAGATCGCCGATGCCACGCGCAAGGATCTGGCGGCGGTGGACGAGGAAGAGTGA